In a single window of the Acyrthosiphon pisum isolate AL4f chromosome X, pea_aphid_22Mar2018_4r6ur, whole genome shotgun sequence genome:
- the LOC100167503 gene encoding phenoloxidase-activating factor 2 isoform X1 — MSSLHTTIALVAAVAVAVTVHSTVAAPQSDGDATITIAGQQCKCVPFYLCESSNTVDVPSGSTELGCGDSVCCRVQSDLPLPPVTESYIPSSELPLISSSTQEPYIENNKPCTCVSRNQCLSPNGSNQRQSSNIRAGSCSSNKVCCINEYVNIGTTQETPIIGEPTNNNDHSCGIGKSPPNTINSDNIGTRIINPGDNSNTHFGQFPWMAAILKTDINEETGIKTENVFLCGGSLIHPRVILTAAHCVRGKDVKLMKVRVGVWDTQSNSNEEDREKSHEDRGVSKIVYHPNHNNGTMFNDVALVELESEIILHPHVNVICIPNNEKQINYDPQSCVSTGWGKNGFEQGSKYQTVLKKVDLSLVPNDLCQQQLRTTRLGNFFRLHESFLCAGGIKGVDVCKGDGGGPLICAMKGYQGKSKKYIQVGIVSWGIGCGDENIPGVYSSVAANSQWINKELKTIISQ, encoded by the exons ATGTCGTCGCTGCATACGACCATTGCCTTGGTCGCCGCTGTGGCCGTCGCGGTCACCGTCCACTCGACGGTCGCCGCCCCGCAGTCCGACGGCGACGCTACGATCACAATCGCCGGCCAGCAGTGCAAGTGTGTGCCGTTCTACTTGTGCGAGTCGAGCAATACCGTCGACGTACCCTCTGG ATCTACAGAATTGGGTTGTGGAGATTCGGTATGTTGTCGAGTACAAAGTGATTTACCTTTACCACCAGTGACCGAATCGTATATACCGTCGTCTGAATTACCACTAATTAGTTCATCAACTCAGGAACCATATATTGAGAATAATAAGCCATGTACATGTGTCTCCAGAAATCAATGTTTATCACCAAATGGTAGTAATCAACGGCAAAGTTCTAATATTAG AGCAGGCAGTTGCAGCAGCAATAAAGTATGCTGCATAAATGAATATGTCAATATCGGAACAACCCAGGAAACACCTATTATTGGCGAACCCACCAATAACAATGATCATAGTTGTGGTATTGGTAAGTCACCGCCAAATACCATAAATTCTGATAATATAGGAACCCGTATTATTAATCCTGGAG ACAACTCGAACACGCATTTTGGTCAATTTCCGTGGATGGCTGCTATTCTAAAAACAGATATAAACGAAGAGACTGGTattaaaacagaaaatgtttTCTTGTGTGGTGGTTCATTAATACATCCACGAGTCATTTTAACTGCAGCACACTGCGTcag AGGTAAGGATGTGAAATTGATGAAAGTACGTGTTGGCGTGTGGGATACTCAGTCCAACAGTAATGAAGAAGATAGAGAAAAGTCGCACGAAGATCGTGGTGtttcaaaaatagtttatcATCCTAATCATAATAATGGAACCATGTTCAATGACGTTGCGTTAGTCGAACTCGAATCCGAAATTATATTACATCCACATGTTAATGTCATATGCATTCCTaacaatgaaaaacaaataaactacGACCCTCAATCGTGTGTATCGACAGGATGGGGTAAAAACGGATTCg AACAGGGTAGCAAATATCAAACTGTGTTAAAAAAAGTAGACTTGTCTCTTGTGCCCAATGATCTGTGCCAACAGCAATTACGGACAACGCGCCTTGGGAACTTTTTCCGTTTACATGAAAGTTTTCTTTGTGCTGGTGGCATAAAGGGAGTTGATGTGTGCAAA ggCGATGGTGGTGGACCGTTGATATGTGCAATGAAAGGATATCAAGGgaagtctaaaaaatatattcaagtgGGTATTGTGTCTTGGGGAATTGGATGCGGTGATGAAAATATACCTGGTGTATACTCGTCGGTAGCGGCCAACTCTCAGTGGATCAACAAGGAGCTTAAAACGATTATATCACAATGA
- the LOC100167503 gene encoding phenoloxidase-activating factor 2 isoform X2 translates to MSSLHTTIALVAAVAVAVTVHSTVAAPQSDGDATITIAGQQCKCVPFYLCESSNTVDVPSGSTELGCGDSVCCRVQSDLPLPPVTESYIPSSELPLISSSTQEPYIENNKPCTCVSRNQCLSPNGSNQRQSSNIRAGSCSSNKVCCINEYVNIGTTQETPIIGEPTNNNDHSCGIDNSNTHFGQFPWMAAILKTDINEETGIKTENVFLCGGSLIHPRVILTAAHCVRGKDVKLMKVRVGVWDTQSNSNEEDREKSHEDRGVSKIVYHPNHNNGTMFNDVALVELESEIILHPHVNVICIPNNEKQINYDPQSCVSTGWGKNGFEQGSKYQTVLKKVDLSLVPNDLCQQQLRTTRLGNFFRLHESFLCAGGIKGVDVCKGDGGGPLICAMKGYQGKSKKYIQVGIVSWGIGCGDENIPGVYSSVAANSQWINKELKTIISQ, encoded by the exons ATGTCGTCGCTGCATACGACCATTGCCTTGGTCGCCGCTGTGGCCGTCGCGGTCACCGTCCACTCGACGGTCGCCGCCCCGCAGTCCGACGGCGACGCTACGATCACAATCGCCGGCCAGCAGTGCAAGTGTGTGCCGTTCTACTTGTGCGAGTCGAGCAATACCGTCGACGTACCCTCTGG ATCTACAGAATTGGGTTGTGGAGATTCGGTATGTTGTCGAGTACAAAGTGATTTACCTTTACCACCAGTGACCGAATCGTATATACCGTCGTCTGAATTACCACTAATTAGTTCATCAACTCAGGAACCATATATTGAGAATAATAAGCCATGTACATGTGTCTCCAGAAATCAATGTTTATCACCAAATGGTAGTAATCAACGGCAAAGTTCTAATATTAG AGCAGGCAGTTGCAGCAGCAATAAAGTATGCTGCATAAATGAATATGTCAATATCGGAACAACCCAGGAAACACCTATTATTGGCGAACCCACCAATAACAATGATCATAGTTGTGGTATTG ACAACTCGAACACGCATTTTGGTCAATTTCCGTGGATGGCTGCTATTCTAAAAACAGATATAAACGAAGAGACTGGTattaaaacagaaaatgtttTCTTGTGTGGTGGTTCATTAATACATCCACGAGTCATTTTAACTGCAGCACACTGCGTcag AGGTAAGGATGTGAAATTGATGAAAGTACGTGTTGGCGTGTGGGATACTCAGTCCAACAGTAATGAAGAAGATAGAGAAAAGTCGCACGAAGATCGTGGTGtttcaaaaatagtttatcATCCTAATCATAATAATGGAACCATGTTCAATGACGTTGCGTTAGTCGAACTCGAATCCGAAATTATATTACATCCACATGTTAATGTCATATGCATTCCTaacaatgaaaaacaaataaactacGACCCTCAATCGTGTGTATCGACAGGATGGGGTAAAAACGGATTCg AACAGGGTAGCAAATATCAAACTGTGTTAAAAAAAGTAGACTTGTCTCTTGTGCCCAATGATCTGTGCCAACAGCAATTACGGACAACGCGCCTTGGGAACTTTTTCCGTTTACATGAAAGTTTTCTTTGTGCTGGTGGCATAAAGGGAGTTGATGTGTGCAAA ggCGATGGTGGTGGACCGTTGATATGTGCAATGAAAGGATATCAAGGgaagtctaaaaaatatattcaagtgGGTATTGTGTCTTGGGGAATTGGATGCGGTGATGAAAATATACCTGGTGTATACTCGTCGGTAGCGGCCAACTCTCAGTGGATCAACAAGGAGCTTAAAACGATTATATCACAATGA